From a single Raphanus sativus cultivar WK10039 chromosome 3, ASM80110v3, whole genome shotgun sequence genomic region:
- the LOC108845743 gene encoding protein BREAST CANCER SUSCEPTIBILITY 2 homolog B isoform X1, whose translation MSTWRLFRDSSGDCFRWEVAGRILQSDSEDSALETTAPLPSMNDLLLQGWSKLTQGDEAMFRTGLGNSAKSVLADEHHHQPDLYNTGCSNLQVDSASTFPMFRTASGHSVPFKDSSIAKALSILGASSDNVPLRESGVGDPNSFFQTASNKKVIVSSAALSRANALLGLEDDAFDGFNHLKPSNSSHQKRGCSEFKTHPTGGLHHHSETPGQYEGHVSRKISQNLYPPAMLPPTNFQTAGGKTLSVSAQALKRARNLLGDPDSGTFFDDVAAGDQFATPQKVQRLDDMDAINSRNANTGYKGKTSNKHSATSFVSPLRSSSKQFTSVKLEDLASGGYLIKKFDAAVDETDCALNITKLATNGLLNNMPLASNMAVNNAKANGFTPIAKQFGQPLVDITNRCDTAYANNKQDNTQKKRLGKTIFVSPFKRPRNSSFKTPLKKNAQHALSGLSIVSSDTLNSKKVLSTRYPDRSPRVYIKDYFRMHPTVTIKMNYVPDHVRRIKSSNADKYVFCDKSSSNMVGAETFFQMLAESGASLQQASRKWVINHYRWIVWKLACYETCYPVICRGNFLTITNVLEELKYRYDREVNHGHCSAIKRILSGDAPASSMMVLYISAINPKTDNDSQEALGSGYGSNVKVELSDGWYSMNAALDVNLTKQLNAGKLFVGQKLRILGAGLSGWATPTSPLEAGISNTICLLLNINGTYRAHWADRLGFCKEVCVPLAFNCIKGNGGPVPKTLAGITRIYPILYKERLGEKKSIVRSERMESRMIQLHNQRRSDLVEGLMCEYERAVNGVHSQNDTDSEEGAKVFKLLKTASEPELLMAEMSLEQLTSFTTYKSKFEAAKQKQMENSVAKALEDAGLGERDVTPFMRIRLVGLTSLSYEGKHNPKEGIVTIWNPTERQRTELTEGKIYVVKGLVPMISDSETLYLHARGSSSRWEPLSPKASSSFQPFFKPRKPISLTDFGGIPLSSEFDIAAYVVYVGNVYTDVEQKKQWVFVTDGSTQHSRSGEISNSLLAISFSTPSKDDLPTPHISQSLVGSVVGFCNLIKRAKDAKNDMWVGEATENSVYSINAEASYSSHLKTSSSHIQTWAKLSSFNSVIHKLRQRVLFIIGASTCSR comes from the exons ATGTCGACGTGGAGGTTATTTCGCGATTCAAGCGGCGATTGTTTCCGATGGGAAGTCGCAGGCCGGATTCTCCAATCCGACTCAGAAGATTCTGCTCTTGAAACCACAGCTCCTCTACCATCTATGAACGATCTCTTGCTCCAAG GATGGTCGAAGCTTACGCAGGGGGATGAAGCGATGTTCAGGACTGGGCTGGGGAATTCTGCCAAATCTGTTTTAGCAGATGAACATCATCATCAACCAG ATCTGTACAACACAGGATGCTCCAATCTCCAAGTGGATTCAGCTTCAACTTTCCCTATGTTCAGGACCGCCTCAGGGCATTCTGTCCCATTCAAAGACTCTTCCATTGCCAAAGCTCTTTCTATTCTTGGGGCTAGCTCAG ACAACGTTCCTCTCAGGGAGAGTGGGGTTGGTGATCCCAACTCTTTTTTCCAGACTGCTTCTAACAAGAAGGTTATTGTATCTTCTGCCGCTCTGTCAAGAGCCAACGCATTGTTAGGGCTAGAAGATGATGCTTTTGATGGATTTAACCACTTGAAGCCGTCCAATTCTTCCCACCAGAAACGTGGGTGCTCTGAGTTTAAAACTCATCCTACAGGAGGGCTCCACCATCATTCAGAAACTCCAGGACAATACGAGGGTCATGTATCTCGGAAGATATCACAAAATTTATATCCACCTGCAATGCTGCCTCCAACAAATTTTCAGACTGCTGGTGGGAAAACGTTGTCAGTGTCAGCCCAGGCATTGAAACGTGCCAGAAACCTTCTCGGAGACCCTGACTCAGGGACTTTCTTTGATGATGTAGCGGCAGGTGATCAGTTTGCTACACCACAGAAAGTTCAAAGGTTAGATGATATGGATGCTATAAACAGTAGAAACGCCAACACTGGTTATAAAGGAAAGACAAGCAACAAGCATTCGGCAACTAGTTTTGTATCTCCTCTTCGGTCATCTTCAAAGCAATTCACATCAGTCAAACTGGAGGATCTAGCTTCAGGGGGTTATTTGATCAAGAAATTCGATGCGGCTGTTGATGAGACAGACTGTGCTCTGAATATCACTAAACTTGCTACAAATGGACTATTAAATAACATGCCTTTAGCATCAAATATGGCAGTGAATAATGCCAAGGCAAACGGTTTCACTCCAATAGCTAAACAATTTGGCCAGCCACTTGTTGATATAACAAATCGCTGCGATACAGCTTATGCAAACAATAAACAAGACAATACCCAAAAGAAAAGACTGGGAAAGACAATCTTCGTTTCTCCTTTTAAAAGGCCAAGGAATTCCTCCTTTAAGACTCCTTTAAAGAAAAATGCTCAGCATGCTTTAAGTG GTTTGTCTATCGTATCTTCTGATACACTTAATTCCAAAAAGGTGCTTTCTACAAGATATCCAGACAGGTCTCCAAGAGTATATATCAAGGATTATTTTCGAATGCATCCAACAGTTACAATTAAG ATGAACTATGTGCCAGACCATGTCAGAAGAATCAAATCAAGTAATGCAGATAAATATGTATTCTGTGATAAGTCTTCCTCAAATATGGTTGGGGCTGAAACTTTTTTCCAAATGTTGGCTGAGTCTGGTGCTTCCCTACAACAAGCATCTAGAAA GTGGGTCATTAATCACTACAGATGGATCGTCTGGAAACTTGCATGCTACGAGACATGCTACCCAGTTATATGCAGAGGAAATTTTCTGACTATCACCAATGTTCTTGAAGAACTGAAATACAG ATATGATCGAGAAGTCAATCATGGTCACTGCTCTGCAATCAAGAGGATTCTGAGTGGTGACGCTCCAGCTTCTTCAATGATGGTGCTCTACATATCAGCTATAAATCCAAAGACGGATAACGATTCTCAGGAAGCACTTGGTTCTGGATATGGCAGCAATGTGAAAGTAGAGCTCAGTGATGGGTG GTACTCCATGAATGCTGCCCTGGATGTTAACCTGACAAAGCAGCTGAATGCTGGAAAATTGTTTGTTGGACAGAAGCTTCGA ATCCTTGGGGCAGGACTTTCTGGCTGGGCTACACCAACATCACCTCTTGAG GCAGGGATTTCAAATACGATTTGTTTGCTGTTGAATATTAATGGGACGTACAGAGCTCACTGGGCAGACCGACTAGGATTCT GTAAAGAAGTATGTGTTCCTCTGGCCTTCAACTGTATCAAGGGCAATGGGGGTCCAGTGCCTAAAACGTTAGCTGGAATCACACGAATATACCCTATCCTGTACAAGGAAAG GTTAGGTGAAAAGAAGTCAATTGTTCGATCAGAGAGAATGGAAAGTAGAATGATCCAGCTGCATAACCAGAG GCGCTCAGATCTTGTTGAGGGTCTTATGTGTGAGTACGAGAGAGCAGTAAATGGTGTCCACAGCCAGAACGACACTGACAGTGAGGAAGGAGCCAAGGTCTTTAAGCTGTTAAAGACTGCTTCTGAACCTGAACTCCTAATGGCAGAAATGAGTCTGGAGCAGTTGACATCTTTCActacatataaatcaaaatttgag GcagcaaaacaaaaacagatgGAAAATTCAGTGGCAAAAGCTCTGGAAGACGCTGGCTTAGGTGAAAGGGATGTCACGCCATTCATGAGGATTAGGCTTGTTGGACTGACGAGCTTAAGTTATGAAGGAAAACATAATCCAAAAGAAGGCATAGTAACAATCTGGAATCCAACGGAGAGACAG AGAACCGAGTTGACAGAGGGGAAAATATACGTAGTGAAAGGGCTAGTACCAATGATATCAGATTCAGAAACACTTTACTTACATGCCAGAGGGTCTAGCTCAAGATGGGAGCCTTTGTCTCCAAAAGCTTCTTCAAGTTTTCA GCCCTTTTTCAAACCCCGTAAACCCATTTCTTTGACCGATTTTGGTGGAATTCCTCTTTCAAG TGAATTTGATATCGCTGCGTACGTTGTATATGTTGGAAATGTATACACGGATGTTGAGCAAAAGAAGCAGTGGGTGTTTGTGACAGATGGATCTACTCAACACTCACGTTCAGGGGAAATCTCAAACAGTCTTCTTGCTATAAGCTTCAGTACCCCATCCAAGGATGACTTGCCCACTCCCCACATCAGCCAAAGTCTTGTCGGATCAGTG GTAGGATTTTGCAACCTAATAAAAAGAGCAAAGGATGCGAAAAACGATATGTGGGTGGGAGAGGCAACAGAGAACTCAGTGTATTCCATAAACGCAGAAGCTTCTTACTCCTCTCACCTCAAAACCAGCAGTTCCCATATCCAAACATGGGCTAAGCTCTCTTCTTTCAACTCA GTGATCCATAAACTTAGGCAGAGAGTTCTATTTATAATCGGTGCGTCTACATGCTCAAG GTGA
- the LOC108845748 gene encoding uncharacterized protein LOC108845748 isoform X2: MPCLNISTNVSLDGVDTSSILSEATSSVAKIIGKPENYVMIVLKGSVPMAFGGTEDPAAYGELVSIGGLNPDVNKKLSAAVSAILETKLSVPKSRFFLKFYDTKGSFFGWNGSTF; this comes from the exons atgccgTGCCTTAACATCTCCACCAACGTTAGCCTCGACGGCGTCGATACCTCTTCCATTCTCTCCGAAGCTACCTCCTCCGTCGCCAAAATCATCGGCAAGCCTGAGAAC TATGTGATGATTGTGTTGAAAGGATCAGTGCCTATGGCATTTGGTGGCACCGAGGACCCTGCCGCTTATGGTGAACTTGTCTCCATCGGTGGCCTTAATCCCGATGTCAACAAGAAGCTCAGCGCTGCTGTCTCCGCCATCCTTGAGACTAAGCTCTCTGTTCCCAAGTCTCGCTTCTTCCTCAAGTTTTACGACACCAAG GGATCCTTCTTTGGTTGGAATGGATCGACTTTCTAG
- the LOC108845743 gene encoding protein BREAST CANCER SUSCEPTIBILITY 2 homolog B isoform X2, which translates to MSTWRLFRDSSGDCFRWEVAGRILQSDSEDSALETTAPLPSMNDLLLQGWSKLTQGDEAMFRTGLGNSAKSVLADEHHHQPDLYNTGCSNLQVDSASTFPMFRTASGHSVPFKDSSIAKALSILGASSDNVPLRESGVGDPNSFFQTASNKKVIVSSAALSRANALLGLEDDAFDGFNHLKPSNSSHQKRGCSEFKTHPTGGLHHHSETPGQYEGHVSRKISQNLYPPAMLPPTNFQTAGGKTLSVSAQALKRARNLLGDPDSGTFFDDVAAGDQFATPQKVQRLDDMDAINSRNANTGYKGKTSNKHSATSFVSPLRSSSKQFTSVKLEDLASGGYLIKKFDAAVDETDCALNITKLATNGLLNNMPLASNMAVNNAKANGFTPIAKQFGQPLVDITNRCDTAYANNKQDNTQKKRLGKTIFVSPFKRPRNSSFKTPLKKNAQHALSGLSIVSSDTLNSKKVLSTRYPDRSPRVYIKDYFRMHPTVTIKMNYVPDHVRRIKSSNADKYVFCDKSSSNMVGAETFFQMLAESGASLQQASRKWVINHYRWIVWKLACYETCYPVICRGNFLTITNVLEELKYRYDREVNHGHCSAIKRILSGDAPASSMMVLYISAINPKTDNDSQEALGSGYGSNVKVELSDGWYSMNAALDVNLTKQLNAGKLFVGQKLRILGAGLSGWATPTSPLEAGISNTICLLLNINGTYRAHWADRLGFCKEVCVPLAFNCIKGNGGPVPKTLAGITRIYPILYKERLGEKKSIVRSERMESRMIQLHNQRRSDLVEGLMCEYERAVNGVHSQNDTDSEEGAKVFKLLKTASEPELLMAEMSLEQLTSFTTYKSKFEMENSVAKALEDAGLGERDVTPFMRIRLVGLTSLSYEGKHNPKEGIVTIWNPTERQRTELTEGKIYVVKGLVPMISDSETLYLHARGSSSRWEPLSPKASSSFQPFFKPRKPISLTDFGGIPLSSEFDIAAYVVYVGNVYTDVEQKKQWVFVTDGSTQHSRSGEISNSLLAISFSTPSKDDLPTPHISQSLVGSVVGFCNLIKRAKDAKNDMWVGEATENSVYSINAEASYSSHLKTSSSHIQTWAKLSSFNSVIHKLRQRVLFIIGASTCSR; encoded by the exons ATGTCGACGTGGAGGTTATTTCGCGATTCAAGCGGCGATTGTTTCCGATGGGAAGTCGCAGGCCGGATTCTCCAATCCGACTCAGAAGATTCTGCTCTTGAAACCACAGCTCCTCTACCATCTATGAACGATCTCTTGCTCCAAG GATGGTCGAAGCTTACGCAGGGGGATGAAGCGATGTTCAGGACTGGGCTGGGGAATTCTGCCAAATCTGTTTTAGCAGATGAACATCATCATCAACCAG ATCTGTACAACACAGGATGCTCCAATCTCCAAGTGGATTCAGCTTCAACTTTCCCTATGTTCAGGACCGCCTCAGGGCATTCTGTCCCATTCAAAGACTCTTCCATTGCCAAAGCTCTTTCTATTCTTGGGGCTAGCTCAG ACAACGTTCCTCTCAGGGAGAGTGGGGTTGGTGATCCCAACTCTTTTTTCCAGACTGCTTCTAACAAGAAGGTTATTGTATCTTCTGCCGCTCTGTCAAGAGCCAACGCATTGTTAGGGCTAGAAGATGATGCTTTTGATGGATTTAACCACTTGAAGCCGTCCAATTCTTCCCACCAGAAACGTGGGTGCTCTGAGTTTAAAACTCATCCTACAGGAGGGCTCCACCATCATTCAGAAACTCCAGGACAATACGAGGGTCATGTATCTCGGAAGATATCACAAAATTTATATCCACCTGCAATGCTGCCTCCAACAAATTTTCAGACTGCTGGTGGGAAAACGTTGTCAGTGTCAGCCCAGGCATTGAAACGTGCCAGAAACCTTCTCGGAGACCCTGACTCAGGGACTTTCTTTGATGATGTAGCGGCAGGTGATCAGTTTGCTACACCACAGAAAGTTCAAAGGTTAGATGATATGGATGCTATAAACAGTAGAAACGCCAACACTGGTTATAAAGGAAAGACAAGCAACAAGCATTCGGCAACTAGTTTTGTATCTCCTCTTCGGTCATCTTCAAAGCAATTCACATCAGTCAAACTGGAGGATCTAGCTTCAGGGGGTTATTTGATCAAGAAATTCGATGCGGCTGTTGATGAGACAGACTGTGCTCTGAATATCACTAAACTTGCTACAAATGGACTATTAAATAACATGCCTTTAGCATCAAATATGGCAGTGAATAATGCCAAGGCAAACGGTTTCACTCCAATAGCTAAACAATTTGGCCAGCCACTTGTTGATATAACAAATCGCTGCGATACAGCTTATGCAAACAATAAACAAGACAATACCCAAAAGAAAAGACTGGGAAAGACAATCTTCGTTTCTCCTTTTAAAAGGCCAAGGAATTCCTCCTTTAAGACTCCTTTAAAGAAAAATGCTCAGCATGCTTTAAGTG GTTTGTCTATCGTATCTTCTGATACACTTAATTCCAAAAAGGTGCTTTCTACAAGATATCCAGACAGGTCTCCAAGAGTATATATCAAGGATTATTTTCGAATGCATCCAACAGTTACAATTAAG ATGAACTATGTGCCAGACCATGTCAGAAGAATCAAATCAAGTAATGCAGATAAATATGTATTCTGTGATAAGTCTTCCTCAAATATGGTTGGGGCTGAAACTTTTTTCCAAATGTTGGCTGAGTCTGGTGCTTCCCTACAACAAGCATCTAGAAA GTGGGTCATTAATCACTACAGATGGATCGTCTGGAAACTTGCATGCTACGAGACATGCTACCCAGTTATATGCAGAGGAAATTTTCTGACTATCACCAATGTTCTTGAAGAACTGAAATACAG ATATGATCGAGAAGTCAATCATGGTCACTGCTCTGCAATCAAGAGGATTCTGAGTGGTGACGCTCCAGCTTCTTCAATGATGGTGCTCTACATATCAGCTATAAATCCAAAGACGGATAACGATTCTCAGGAAGCACTTGGTTCTGGATATGGCAGCAATGTGAAAGTAGAGCTCAGTGATGGGTG GTACTCCATGAATGCTGCCCTGGATGTTAACCTGACAAAGCAGCTGAATGCTGGAAAATTGTTTGTTGGACAGAAGCTTCGA ATCCTTGGGGCAGGACTTTCTGGCTGGGCTACACCAACATCACCTCTTGAG GCAGGGATTTCAAATACGATTTGTTTGCTGTTGAATATTAATGGGACGTACAGAGCTCACTGGGCAGACCGACTAGGATTCT GTAAAGAAGTATGTGTTCCTCTGGCCTTCAACTGTATCAAGGGCAATGGGGGTCCAGTGCCTAAAACGTTAGCTGGAATCACACGAATATACCCTATCCTGTACAAGGAAAG GTTAGGTGAAAAGAAGTCAATTGTTCGATCAGAGAGAATGGAAAGTAGAATGATCCAGCTGCATAACCAGAG GCGCTCAGATCTTGTTGAGGGTCTTATGTGTGAGTACGAGAGAGCAGTAAATGGTGTCCACAGCCAGAACGACACTGACAGTGAGGAAGGAGCCAAGGTCTTTAAGCTGTTAAAGACTGCTTCTGAACCTGAACTCCTAATGGCAGAAATGAGTCTGGAGCAGTTGACATCTTTCActacatataaatcaaaatttgag atgGAAAATTCAGTGGCAAAAGCTCTGGAAGACGCTGGCTTAGGTGAAAGGGATGTCACGCCATTCATGAGGATTAGGCTTGTTGGACTGACGAGCTTAAGTTATGAAGGAAAACATAATCCAAAAGAAGGCATAGTAACAATCTGGAATCCAACGGAGAGACAG AGAACCGAGTTGACAGAGGGGAAAATATACGTAGTGAAAGGGCTAGTACCAATGATATCAGATTCAGAAACACTTTACTTACATGCCAGAGGGTCTAGCTCAAGATGGGAGCCTTTGTCTCCAAAAGCTTCTTCAAGTTTTCA GCCCTTTTTCAAACCCCGTAAACCCATTTCTTTGACCGATTTTGGTGGAATTCCTCTTTCAAG TGAATTTGATATCGCTGCGTACGTTGTATATGTTGGAAATGTATACACGGATGTTGAGCAAAAGAAGCAGTGGGTGTTTGTGACAGATGGATCTACTCAACACTCACGTTCAGGGGAAATCTCAAACAGTCTTCTTGCTATAAGCTTCAGTACCCCATCCAAGGATGACTTGCCCACTCCCCACATCAGCCAAAGTCTTGTCGGATCAGTG GTAGGATTTTGCAACCTAATAAAAAGAGCAAAGGATGCGAAAAACGATATGTGGGTGGGAGAGGCAACAGAGAACTCAGTGTATTCCATAAACGCAGAAGCTTCTTACTCCTCTCACCTCAAAACCAGCAGTTCCCATATCCAAACATGGGCTAAGCTCTCTTCTTTCAACTCA GTGATCCATAAACTTAGGCAGAGAGTTCTATTTATAATCGGTGCGTCTACATGCTCAAGGTGA
- the LOC108845747 gene encoding PRA1 family protein B5: MVSSDSQVLPVSTTTQPPTLTESQPPPAVRAFVNRVTETVRDGVSRSRPWSELLNRSAFTKPDSLSHAALRLRKNSSYFRVNYLCIVSLIIAFSLLAHPFSLVLLACLAASWLFLYLFRPADRPLILLGRSFSDLETLAALILSTIVVIFFTSVGSVLISALMVGVATVCVHGAFRAPDDLFLDEHDPAAAGFLSTFIGVPTSSSASSGPSAV; this comes from the coding sequence ATGGTGTCGTCAGATTCTCAAGTGCTTCCGGTTTCCACCACCACTCAGCCCCCAACCTTAACCGAATCGCAACCTCCTCCAGCCGTTCGTGCATTTGTGAACCGCGTCACCGAAACGGTCCGTGATGGTGTGTCCCGTAGCCGACCATGGTCAGAGCTCCTCAATCGATCCGCCTTCACCAAACCAGACTCTCTTTCCCACGCGGCGTTGCGACTCCGGAAGAATTCCTCATATTTCAGAGTGAATTACCTTTGCATCGTCTCTCTCATCATCGCTTTCTCTCTTCTCGCCCATCCCTTCTCTCTCGTGCTCCTCGCGTGCCTCGCCGCTTCTTGGCTCTTCCTCTACCTCTTCCGTCCAGCCGATCGACCTCTCATCCTCTTGGGCCGATCTTTCTCCGACCTCGAAACTCTCGCTGCCTTAATCCTCTCCACAATCGTCGTCATCTTCTTCACCAGCGTCGGATCTGTACTCATATCCGCCCTCATGGTCGGCGTAGCCACGGTCTGCGTCCATGGTGCCTTCAGAGCTCCCGATGATCTCTTCCTTGACGAACATGATCCTGCCGCCGCCGGCTTCCTCTCAACATTCATCGGTGTTCCTACGTCTTCCTCTGCCTCCTCAGGGCCTTCCGCCGTATAG
- the LOC108845746 gene encoding aldose reductase, producing MAHTTFTPEGQKTESFRLLSGHKIPAVGLGTWRSGSEASHAVFTALVEGGYRHIDTAWEYGDQNEVGVGMKRAIHAGIERRDLFVTSKLWCTELSPERVRPALLNTLQQLQSDYLDLYLIHWPFRLREGASKPPMAGDVLEFDMEGVWREMEKLVKDNLVRSIGVCNFTLTKLNKLLGFADLIPSVCQMEMHPGWRNDKMLQLCRMNGIHVTAYSPLGSQEGGRDLIHDQTVERIAKKLNKTPGQVLVKWGLQRGTSVIPKSSNPERIKENIKVFDWVIPDQDFEALSSISDQKRVLDGEDMFVNKSEGPFRSVADLWDHED from the exons ATGGCACATACCACGTTTACGCCGGAAGGGCAGAAGACGGAGTCGTTTCGGCTCTTGAGCGGCCACAAAATCCCAGCCGTTGGACTCGGCACCTGGCGATCTGGCTCTGAAGCCTCCCACGCCGTTTTCACTGCCCTCGTCGAG GGTGGTTATAGGCACATTGATACAGCTTGGGAATATGGTGATCAGAATGAg GTGGGTGTAGGGATGAAGAGGGCTATCCACGCTGGTATTGAGAGGAGGGACCTCTTCGTGACCTCCAAGCTTTG GTGTACAGAGTTGTCCCCTGAGAGAGTGCGTCCTGCTCTGCTAAATACCCTTCAACAGCTTCAATCAGACTACCTTGATCTTTACCTG ATTCACTGGCCTTTCAGGCTAAGAGAAGGAGCAAGTAAGCCACCAATGGCTGGGGACGTCCTTGAGTTTGACATGGAAGGTGTTTGGAGAGAAATGGAGAAGCTTGTCAAGGACAATCTTGTCAGGAGTATTGGCGTTTGTAACTTCACCCTCACTAAGCTCAATAAGCTTCTAGGCTTCGCTGATTTGATCCCTTCCGTTTGCCag ATGGAAATGCATCCTGGTTGGAGAAATGACAAAATGCTCCAACTCTGCAGGATGAATGGTATCCATGTTACA gcCTATTCGCCGCTGGGATCTCAAGAAGGCGGGAGAGATCTGATACATGATCAGACAGTGGAGAGGATAGCCAAGAAGCTGAACAAGACACCGGGACAGGTACTGGTAAAATGGGGTCTTCAGAGAGGAACAAGCGTCATCCCCAAGTCATCTAATCCAGAGAGGATCAAGGAGAACATCAAAGTTTTTGACTGGGTGATCCCTGACCAAGACTTTGAAGCTCTCAGCAGCATCAGTGACCAG AAACGAGTGTTGGACGGTGAGGATATGTTCGTCAACAAGAGCGAAGGTCCATTCCGTAGCGTGGCAGATCTGTGGGATCATGAAGACTAA
- the LOC108845748 gene encoding uncharacterized protein LOC108845748 isoform X1, which translates to MPCLNISTNVSLDGVDTSSILSEATSSVAKIIGKPENYVMIVLKGSVPMAFGGTEDPAAYGELVSIGGLNPDVNKKLSAAVSAILETKLSVPKSRFFLKFYDTKAHQSQEYAQCLHALHQHYY; encoded by the exons atgccgTGCCTTAACATCTCCACCAACGTTAGCCTCGACGGCGTCGATACCTCTTCCATTCTCTCCGAAGCTACCTCCTCCGTCGCCAAAATCATCGGCAAGCCTGAGAAC TATGTGATGATTGTGTTGAAAGGATCAGTGCCTATGGCATTTGGTGGCACCGAGGACCCTGCCGCTTATGGTGAACTTGTCTCCATCGGTGGCCTTAATCCCGATGTCAACAAGAAGCTCAGCGCTGCTGTCTCCGCCATCCTTGAGACTAAGCTCTCTGTTCCCAAGTCTCGCTTCTTCCTCAAGTTTTACGACACCAAG GCCCATCAAAGTCAAGAATATGCACAGTGTTTACATGCTTTACACCAGCACTACTACTAG